One Brassica napus cultivar Da-Ae unplaced genomic scaffold, Da-Ae ScsIHWf_2168;HRSCAF=2821, whole genome shotgun sequence DNA window includes the following coding sequences:
- the LOC125600265 gene encoding photosystem II CP47 reaction center protein, whose translation MGLPWYRVHTVVLNDPGRLLSVHIMHTALVAGWAGSMALYELAVFDPSDPVLDPMWRQGMFVIPFMTRLGITNSWGGWNITGGTITNPGLWSYEGVAAAHIVFSGLCFLAAIWHWVYWDLEIFCDERTGKPSLDLPKIFGIHLFLSGVACFGFGAFHVTGLYGPGIWVSDPYGLTGKVQPVNPAWGVEGFDPFVPGGIASHHIAAGTLGILAGLFHLSVRPPQRLYKGLRMGNIETVLSSSIAAVFFAAFIVAGTMWYGSATTPIELFGPTRYQWDQGYFQQEIYRRVSAGLAENQSVSEAWSKIPEKLAFYDYIGNNPAKGGLFRAGSMDNGDGIAVGWLGHPVFRNKEGRELFVRRMPTFFETFPVVLVDGDGIVRADVPFRRAESKYSVEQVGVTVEFYGGELNGVSYSDPATVKKYARRAQLGEIFELDRATLKSDGVFRSSPRGWFTFGHASFALLFFFGHIWHGSRTLFRDVFAGIDPDLDAQVEFGAFQKLGDPTTKRQAV comes from the coding sequence ATGGGTTTGCCTTGGTATCGTGTTCATACTGTTGTATTGAATGATCCCGGTCGTTTGCTTTCGGTTCATATAATGCATACTGCTCTGGTTGCTGGTTGGGCCGGTTCCATGGCTCTATATGAATTAGCTGTTTTTGATCCCTCCGACCCTGTTCTTGATCCAATGTGGAGACAAGGTATGTTCGTTATACCTTTCATGACTCGTTTAGGAATAACCAATTCATGGGGCGGTTGGAATATTACAGGAGGGACTATAACGAATCCGGGTCTTTGGAGTTACGAAGGGGTAGCCGCAGCACATATCGTGTTTTCTGGCTTGTGCTTCTTGGCAGCTATTTGGCATTGGGTATATTGGGATCTAGAAATTTTTTGTGATGAACGTACAGGAAAACCTTCTTTGGATTTGCCCAAGATTTTTggaattcatttatttctttcaggAGTGGCTTGCTTTGGTTTTGGCGCATTTCATGTAACAGGATTATATGGTCCTGGAATATGGGTATCCGACCCTTATGGACTAACCGGAAAGGTCCAACCCGTAAATCCGGCGTGGGGCGTGGAGGGTTTTGACCCTTTTGTTCCGGGAGGAATAGCCTCTCATCATATTGCAGCAGGGACGTTGGGTATATTAGCGGGCTTATTCCATCTTAGTGTTCGTCCGCCTCAACGTCTATACAAAGGATTACGTATGGGAAATATTGAAACCGTCCTTTCCAGTAGTATTGCTGCTGTCTTTTTTGCAGCTTTTATTGTTGCTGGAACTATGTGGTATGGTTCTGCAACTACTCCCATCGAATTATTTGGTCCTACTCGTTATCAATGGGATCAGGGATACTTTCAACAAGAAATATATCGAAGAGTTAGTGCCGGACTAGCTGAAAATCAAAGTGTATCAGAAGCTTGGTCTAAAATTCCTGAAAAATTagctttttatgattatattgGTAATAATCCAGCAAAAGGGGGATTATTCCGAGCGGGTTCAATGGACAATGGGGATGGAATAGCTGTTGGATGGTTAGGACACCCCGTCTTTAGAAATAAAGAAGGGCGTGAACTTTTTGTACGCCGTATGCCtactttttttgaaacatttccGGTTGTTTTGGTAGACGGAGACGGAATTGTTAGAGCCGACGTCCCGTTTAGAAGGGCAGAATCTAAATATAGTGTCGAACAAGTAGGTGTAACTGTTGAGTTTTATGGTGGTGAACTCAATGGAGTAAGTTATAGTGATCCCGCAACTGTGAAAAAATATGCTAGACGGGCTCAATTGGGTGAGATTTTTGAATTAGATCGTGCTACTTTGAAATCCGATGGTGTTTTTCGTAGCAGTCCAAGAGGTTGGTTTACTTTTGGGCATGCTTCGTTTGCTCTACTTTTCTTCTTTGGACACATTTGGCATGGTTCTAGAACCCTCTTCAGAGATGTTTTTGCTGGTATTGATCCAGATTTGGATGCTCAGGTGGAATTTGGGGCATTCCAAAAACTTGGAGATCCAACTACAAAAAGACAAGCAGTCTGA